In one window of Mauremys reevesii isolate NIE-2019 linkage group 22, ASM1616193v1, whole genome shotgun sequence DNA:
- the LOC120388599 gene encoding adiponectin receptor protein 2-like isoform X3, with product MGSGDGKATRDASTSTEEDKVWRKVWEGRWRVIPYDVLPDWLKDNDFLLHGHRPPMPSFRACFRSIFRLHTETGNIWTHLIGFLFFLILGIGYMFSPNVNYVAPVQERVVFGMFFLGATLCLCFSWLFHTVYCHSERVSRTFSKLDYSGITLLIVGSFVPWLYYSFYCSPQPQLIYLIIVCALGITAITVSQSDHFSTPQYRAVRAGVFLGLGLSGLVPTLHFLLAEGPVRAARAGQVGWLLLMALLYILGAVLYAARVPERFFPGKCDIWFNSHQIFHVLVVAGAGVHLHGVSQLQAFRFSLGGTCTESTVL from the exons ATGGGGAGCGGGGACGGGAAAGCAACCAGAGATGCCAGCACCAGCACGGAGGAGGACAAGGTCTGGAGAAAG GTGTGGGAGGGGCGCTGGAGGGTCATCCCCTACGACGTGCTGCCCGACTGGCTGAAGGACAACGACTTCCTTCTCCACGGGCACCGCCCACCCATGCCCTCCTTCCGCGCCTGCTTCCGCAGCATCTTCCGCCTGCACACGGAGACCGGCAACATCTGGACACACCTCATCG gcttcctcttcttcctcatcttGGGCATTGGCTACATGTTCAGCCCCAACGTGAATTACGTGGCCCCCGTCCAGGAGCGTGTCGTCTTCGGGATGTTCTTCCTGGGGGCCACCCTCTGCCTCTGCTTCTCCTGGCTCTTCCACACGGTGTACTGCCACTCGGAGAGAGTGTCCCGCACCTTTTCCAA GCTGGATTACTCGGGCATCACGCTGCTGATCGTGGGCAGCTTCGTGCCCTGGCTGTACTACTCCTTCTACTgctcgccccagccccagctcatctACCTCATCATCGTCTGCGCACTGGGCATCACGGCCATCACGGTGTCCCAGTCGGACCACTTCTCCACGCCCCAGTACCGCGCTGTGCGGGCAG GCgtgttcctggggctggggctgagtggCCTGGTGCCCACCCTGCACTTCCTGCTGGCCGAGGGGCCGGTGCGGGCGGCGAGGGCCGGGCAGGTGGGCTGGCTCCTCCTCATGGCGCTGCTCTACATCCTGGGCGCGGTGCTGTACGCCGCCCGCGTGCCCGAGCGCTTCTTCCCTGGGAAGTGCGACATCTGG ttCAACTCCCACCAGATCTTCCACGTGCTGGTGGTGGCGGGCGCCGGCGTCCACCTCCACGGGGTCTCCCAGCTCCAGGCCTTCCGCTTCTCGCTGGGGGGCACCTGCACCGAGAGCACTGTGCTgtga
- the LOC120388599 gene encoding adiponectin receptor protein 2-like isoform X4, with translation MGSGDGKATRDASTSTEEDKVWEGRWRVIPYDVLPDWLKDNDFLLHGHRPPMPSFRACFRSIFRLHTETGNIWTHLIGFLFFLILGIGYMFSPNVNYVAPVQERVVFGMFFLGATLCLCFSWLFHTVYCHSERVSRTFSKLDYSGITLLIVGSFVPWLYYSFYCSPQPQLIYLIIVCALGITAITVSQSDHFSTPQYRAVRAGVFLGLGLSGLVPTLHFLLAEGPVRAARAGQVGWLLLMALLYILGAVLYAARVPERFFPGKCDIWFNSHQIFHVLVVAGAGVHLHGVSQLQAFRFSLGGTCTESTVL, from the exons ATGGGGAGCGGGGACGGGAAAGCAACCAGAGATGCCAGCACCAGCACGGAGGAGGACAAG GTGTGGGAGGGGCGCTGGAGGGTCATCCCCTACGACGTGCTGCCCGACTGGCTGAAGGACAACGACTTCCTTCTCCACGGGCACCGCCCACCCATGCCCTCCTTCCGCGCCTGCTTCCGCAGCATCTTCCGCCTGCACACGGAGACCGGCAACATCTGGACACACCTCATCG gcttcctcttcttcctcatcttGGGCATTGGCTACATGTTCAGCCCCAACGTGAATTACGTGGCCCCCGTCCAGGAGCGTGTCGTCTTCGGGATGTTCTTCCTGGGGGCCACCCTCTGCCTCTGCTTCTCCTGGCTCTTCCACACGGTGTACTGCCACTCGGAGAGAGTGTCCCGCACCTTTTCCAA GCTGGATTACTCGGGCATCACGCTGCTGATCGTGGGCAGCTTCGTGCCCTGGCTGTACTACTCCTTCTACTgctcgccccagccccagctcatctACCTCATCATCGTCTGCGCACTGGGCATCACGGCCATCACGGTGTCCCAGTCGGACCACTTCTCCACGCCCCAGTACCGCGCTGTGCGGGCAG GCgtgttcctggggctggggctgagtggCCTGGTGCCCACCCTGCACTTCCTGCTGGCCGAGGGGCCGGTGCGGGCGGCGAGGGCCGGGCAGGTGGGCTGGCTCCTCCTCATGGCGCTGCTCTACATCCTGGGCGCGGTGCTGTACGCCGCCCGCGTGCCCGAGCGCTTCTTCCCTGGGAAGTGCGACATCTGG ttCAACTCCCACCAGATCTTCCACGTGCTGGTGGTGGCGGGCGCCGGCGTCCACCTCCACGGGGTCTCCCAGCTCCAGGCCTTCCGCTTCTCGCTGGGGGGCACCTGCACCGAGAGCACTGTGCTgtga